DNA sequence from the Pseudoduganella plicata genome:
CATGGTCAAAGACGGTCAGCAAGTGTCGGTCGGTGAAGTCCTGGCGCGTATCCCGACGGAATCGCAGAAGACCCGCGATATTACCGGTGGTCTGCCACGCGTTGCCGAGCTGTTCGAAGCACGTTCGCCGAAGGATGCGGGCATGCTGGCCGAAGTTACCGGTACGGTGGCCTTCGGTAAGGAAACGAAGGGCAAGCAGCGTCTGGAAATCACGGACATGGACGGCAACAAGCACGAGTTCCTGATTACAAAAGACAAACAGGTTCTGGTGCACGATGGCCAGGTCGTGAACAAGGGCGAGATGATCGTGGACGGCCCGGCCGATCCACAGGACATCCTGCGCCTGCTGGGTATCGAAGCGCTGGCACGTTACATCGTCGACGAAGTGCAGGACGTCTACCGTCTGCAGGGCGTGAAGATCAACGACAAGCACATCGAAGTGATCGTGCGCCAGATGCTGCGTCGCGTCCAGATCGTCAACGCCGGCGACACCGACTACATCGTCGGCGAGCAGGTGGAGCGTTCGGAGCTGTTGGAAGAGAACGACAAGGTCGTCGCCGCGGGCAAGCTGCCAGCGACGTACGAAAACGTGCTGCTGGGTATTACCAAGGCATCGCTGTCGACCGACTCGTTCATCTCGGCCGCATCGTTCCAGGAAACCACCCGCGTGCTGACGGAAGCGGCGATCATGGGCAAGCGCGACGGTCTGCGCGGCCTGAAGGAAAACGTCATCGTCGGCCGCCTGATCCCAGGCGGCACGGGCCTGGCCTTCCACCGCGCCCGTCGCGAGAAGGAAGTTTGGGAAGCCGAAGAACGCACGGCACTGCTGCAAGCCGAGCGCGCAGCGATGAGCGGTGGCGATGTCGAGGCAATCGAGACGTCGACCATGACGCAGGACGAGGGCGGCGAGGCGTAAGCTTCTCTTCTCTGGTTCAAATGAAAACGGCACCTTCGGGTGCCGTTTTTTTTCTGCCAGCAGTGCACTCGAGGCTGGGGCCGTCAGCACTGTCAGGCACGTCTCGCGTGATAAAACGTCAGTCGAGCGAGGGCTTGATAGCGCACCGTTGCGCTTGCGCGCCTGCTACGAAGCGTGCTCGAGATGCGGACTGCGATTTTGATCAGGCCACCAGAACACCAAATTGCTATCTGGTAAGATAGACCGTACAAACACGGTACGTTATGAAACCAGGTATCGGGTCGTCTGCAATCCAACAGGGAATAGAAAGATGGAACTATCTGCGGCTTTGCACAAATTTGTGAATGCATTCCAGCGATCGGAGATGTCTATCGGTAAGGTGGAATACACACCAGCGGCACCGGCGCCACAGTCGTCGATGCCGCTCGAGGGGGTTTTGGCAGACTATTACAAGTTTTTGTACGTCGATACGCATGCGCATGTTGGCGGGCTGTTTCACTTCTCTCTCTATGCTCCTGCCGACCTGTTGCGCTTGCAATACGGTTGGCACTGGATCAAAAATGAAAACGGCGAAACGATCGAGGATCCGCACTGGCCACGCCAATGGGTGGTGATCGCAGACCGGAATGGCGATGCCATCTTTGTCGATACTTCAACAGGGGCAGTGCACGGCAGCATTCAGAAACAGAATATGCTTCTTACAGATGATCTCAGCCAATTCTTCGATGTTATTGCCGAGGGAATGAGCATCGAGATGGATAAATACCATTTCGAGGCCGAGGATGATGACGCCAATATCACGCAAGAATTTTTGGATGACGTACATTCATTGTTGCAACCCAGGCTTGGCGCAGTAAAGTCGAAAAATTTTTATGAGTTCTTTTTTGGGTAAGACAGGACCGTCCGCCAGACATCGCTGGGCGCGGCTTCGCCGCTGAATGCGGCGCTGACTTTCAGGCTGATCCGGGTATGCGCATCACAGTTGAGATATCGCAACCGGATGCCGCTGAAGTGCGATCGATGTCAGGCCGCTGCAGGAAGGGTGGTGGCCGGGATCGTGCGCTCATGCCTCACAGGTGACCGGTAGCGGCAGGCTCATCCTCCCAGCGGTCATTCCGCCCGTCCACGTAACGGACCGGCGCCGTAGCCAGCTCCCCATCGCTGACGCCGTCCAGCGTGCCGACGTTGATGGCAACGAAGGCGCCTCGCACGGGCGAGTGGCCGAACACGAACGGCTGCACGCCGCAGTGGCGGCAGAAGCGGTGCTTTTCGACGTGACGGCCGAACGTGTATTCCTCCAGCGCGTCCTCGCCGGCAAGCAGCCGGAAATGTTCCGGCCTTACCATCGCGCCCCACCAGCGCTTCTTCAGGCACAGGGAACAGTTGCAGCGGACGGTGCCATCCGCCAGGTCGGCATCGGCTTCGTAGCGGACGACGCCACAGTGGCAACTGCCGCGATATGTTTTCATCTTGCTGTCCTTTCCGGCCAGGCACGGCCGATGGTTGCCAGTACAAATGCCAGGAACAGCAGTTGTGCGCCCAGCGACTGCCAGTCCGGTCCGGGGTGGCGCATTTCAAAATGCCCGCGCGGCCAAGGGACCCGCTGCGCACTTGCGTTTCATGGGTCATCCGAAAGAATCTTATCCGGTCATTGTAGCGCGGCAGTGCGCCGCTGGTTCGTGCCAGCTTTCAGCACACCCATGTTAGTATCCGGCCATGATTGCTTCCGCCCTGTTTACTCCCGCCCAGCAGAAATTACTGGGGCTGATGTTCGTGCGTGTGAATGAGGGATTCCACCTCAATGAAATCATGCGGCTGACGGGTCTGGGCAGCGCATCGGCCCAGCGGGAACTGAAGCGGCTGCACGAATCGGGGCTGATCGTGTCGGAGCGGATCGGCAATGTGCGGCAATTCAG
Encoded proteins:
- a CDS encoding GFA family protein, with translation MKTYRGSCHCGVVRYEADADLADGTVRCNCSLCLKKRWWGAMVRPEHFRLLAGEDALEEYTFGRHVEKHRFCRHCGVQPFVFGHSPVRGAFVAINVGTLDGVSDGELATAPVRYVDGRNDRWEDEPAATGHL